In Quercus robur chromosome 11, dhQueRobu3.1, whole genome shotgun sequence, the following proteins share a genomic window:
- the LOC126706574 gene encoding uncharacterized protein LOC126706574 isoform X2: MANLSPGILIKLLGEMGVDEVDRKPVLLQIRSIIPAMAEGDLWPNQGFYLKVSDSSHAMYVSLPHEQDDLVLCNKLRLGQLIYVEKLEMAYPVPVLNGVNPIQCRQPCVGSPKNLVVINNLANVRGVSDFVSSEEKDNDGQKKPYRSLSTSKLRRDEEAVRIFRRSRTTSIESENCDEMKATRKNRSAYVEKECDSESTISSGSSAIPVKRRSWNGVEISDSPFAKRGIKPSARRRSASVSPTWSVGYDSSDDNSNSKSKRKDISIDLKSVKSSDKCRIPMSVKCHEQPLDPPGVFSWADDEKMTETKISWNSLPPALVDLGKEVLRHRDVAILAAVEALQEASAAERLLKCLSTYSEFQAAERDAKKPSVDKFLSLQDDLMNTQSIVQSLTNISPLRGKDHDPNFHGSIRESLKLAMDRKKNATIWIETALVSDLTLLSAPSAPKATNLVRKSSLPNDSELNGMRRVRKQRNNGEIHIGLAAEKDGTRSWVKGSALDATVHLTNSLHDEFRKWFLAFVETYLDEINSKTISIESDSEVGEMMYQIKKVSDWLDVVVNKEVKSPNPSVDDFELEAYGRVRDKIYAVLLKNAERTAMAFENMNLVAED, translated from the exons ATGGCAAATTTGAGTCCTGGGATTCTTATCAAGCTTCTTGGGGAGATGGGGGTTGATGAAGTGGATCGAAAACCTGTTTTGTTACAAATTAGAAGCATAATTCCTGCAATGGCAGAGGGTGATCTTTGGCCAAACCAGGGGTTCTATTTGAAGGTTTCAGATTCTTCACATGCTATGTATGTGTCTTTGCCTCACGAGCAGGATGACCTGGTTCTTTGTAATAAATTGCGACTTGGGCAGTTAATATATGTTGAAAAGTTGGAGATGGCATATCCAGTTCCCGTGCTTAATGGGGTAAATCCTATCCAATGTAGGCAACCCTGTGTTGGAAGTCCCAAAAATCTTGTTGTCATAAATAATTTGGCAAATGTTCGTGGGGTGTCTGATTTTGTGTCTTCAGAAGAAAAGGATAATGATGGGCAGAAGAAGCCATATCGTTCTTTGAGTACTTCGAAACTTAGGCGAGATGAGGAAGCAGTTAGAATATTCCGGAGGTCTAGAACTACTAGTATTGAAAGCGAAAATTGTGATGAAATGAAGGCAACTCGAAAAAATAGATCAGCTTATGTTGAAAAAGAGTGTGATTCTGAGAGTACAATATCATCTGGCTCATCTGCGATACCAGTAAAGAGAAGAAGCTGGAATGGAGTAGAAATTTCAGACTCCCCATTTGCCAAGCGTGGGATAAAACCAAGTGCTCGTAGGCGAAGTGCTTCT GTTTCTCCAACTTGGTCTGTTGGGTATGATAGCTCTGATGACAATTCTAACTctaaatcaaaaagaaaagatattagTATAGATCTAAAGTCAGTCAAAAGTTCCGACAAGTGTAGGATCCCTATGTCAGTGAAATGTCATGAGCAGCCCTTAGATCCTCCTGGGGTGTTCAGTTGGGCTGATGATGAAAAAATGACAGAAACTAAAATTTCGTGGAATTCCCTCCCCCCAGCCTTAGTGGATCTAGGCAAG GAGGTGTTGAGGCACAGAGATGTGGCTATTCTTGCTGCTGTGGAGGCATTGCAAGAGGCTTCTGCTGCTGAAAGATTGCTCAAATGTCTGAG TACATACTCAGAGTTTCAGGCTGCCGAGAGGGATGCTAAGAAGCCATCAGTTGATAAGTTCTTAAGCCTTCAAGATGACTTGATGAATACTCAATCAATTGTCCAGTCATTGACAAACATTAGTCCACTAAGAGGAAAAGACCATGATCCAAACTTCCATGGTTCCATCAGAGAATCTCTGAAACTTGCCATGGACAGAAAGAAAAATGCAACAATCTGGATTGAAACGGCTTTGGTATCTGACCTTACCTTGTTGTCTGCCCCTAGTGCCCCTAAGGCTACCAACTTAGTGAGAAAATCGAGTCTTCCTAATGACAGTGAACTGAATGGCATGCGTAGAGTTAGAAAGCAGAGAAATAATGGTGAAATCCATATTGGATTGGCAGCTGAGAAAGACGGTACAAGAAGTTGGGTTAAGGGAAGTGCTCTGGATGCAACTGTTCACCTGACAAATTCCCTGCATGATGAATTTAGAAAATGGTTCTTGGCTTTTGTTGAGACTTATTTAGATGAAATAAATAGCAAAACCATTTCCATAGAATCAGATAGTGAGGTAGGTGAGATGATGTATCAGATTAAGAAGGTAAGTGACTGGTTAGATGTGGTGGTTAACAAAGAGGTCAAATCTCCAAATCCCTCAGTGGATGATTTTGAATTAGAAGCTTATGGGAGGGTGAGGGACAAAATATATGCGGTCCTCTTGAAGAATGCTGAGAGAACTGCCATGGcttttgaaaatatgaatttagTAGCTGAAGATTGA
- the LOC126706574 gene encoding uncharacterized protein LOC126706574 isoform X1 — protein sequence MIQTQPVFFFTTTIYWLKENFNSFLIFGMFQRMANLSPGILIKLLGEMGVDEVDRKPVLLQIRSIIPAMAEGDLWPNQGFYLKVSDSSHAMYVSLPHEQDDLVLCNKLRLGQLIYVEKLEMAYPVPVLNGVNPIQCRQPCVGSPKNLVVINNLANVRGVSDFVSSEEKDNDGQKKPYRSLSTSKLRRDEEAVRIFRRSRTTSIESENCDEMKATRKNRSAYVEKECDSESTISSGSSAIPVKRRSWNGVEISDSPFAKRGIKPSARRRSASVSPTWSVGYDSSDDNSNSKSKRKDISIDLKSVKSSDKCRIPMSVKCHEQPLDPPGVFSWADDEKMTETKISWNSLPPALVDLGKEVLRHRDVAILAAVEALQEASAAERLLKCLSTYSEFQAAERDAKKPSVDKFLSLQDDLMNTQSIVQSLTNISPLRGKDHDPNFHGSIRESLKLAMDRKKNATIWIETALVSDLTLLSAPSAPKATNLVRKSSLPNDSELNGMRRVRKQRNNGEIHIGLAAEKDGTRSWVKGSALDATVHLTNSLHDEFRKWFLAFVETYLDEINSKTISIESDSEVGEMMYQIKKVSDWLDVVVNKEVKSPNPSVDDFELEAYGRVRDKIYAVLLKNAERTAMAFENMNLVAED from the exons ATGATTCAAACACagcctgttttttttttcacaaccaCCATATATtggcttaaagaaaattttaattcttttctcatttttggtATGTTTCAAAGGATGGCAAATTTGAGTCCTGGGATTCTTATCAAGCTTCTTGGGGAGATGGGGGTTGATGAAGTGGATCGAAAACCTGTTTTGTTACAAATTAGAAGCATAATTCCTGCAATGGCAGAGGGTGATCTTTGGCCAAACCAGGGGTTCTATTTGAAGGTTTCAGATTCTTCACATGCTATGTATGTGTCTTTGCCTCACGAGCAGGATGACCTGGTTCTTTGTAATAAATTGCGACTTGGGCAGTTAATATATGTTGAAAAGTTGGAGATGGCATATCCAGTTCCCGTGCTTAATGGGGTAAATCCTATCCAATGTAGGCAACCCTGTGTTGGAAGTCCCAAAAATCTTGTTGTCATAAATAATTTGGCAAATGTTCGTGGGGTGTCTGATTTTGTGTCTTCAGAAGAAAAGGATAATGATGGGCAGAAGAAGCCATATCGTTCTTTGAGTACTTCGAAACTTAGGCGAGATGAGGAAGCAGTTAGAATATTCCGGAGGTCTAGAACTACTAGTATTGAAAGCGAAAATTGTGATGAAATGAAGGCAACTCGAAAAAATAGATCAGCTTATGTTGAAAAAGAGTGTGATTCTGAGAGTACAATATCATCTGGCTCATCTGCGATACCAGTAAAGAGAAGAAGCTGGAATGGAGTAGAAATTTCAGACTCCCCATTTGCCAAGCGTGGGATAAAACCAAGTGCTCGTAGGCGAAGTGCTTCT GTTTCTCCAACTTGGTCTGTTGGGTATGATAGCTCTGATGACAATTCTAACTctaaatcaaaaagaaaagatattagTATAGATCTAAAGTCAGTCAAAAGTTCCGACAAGTGTAGGATCCCTATGTCAGTGAAATGTCATGAGCAGCCCTTAGATCCTCCTGGGGTGTTCAGTTGGGCTGATGATGAAAAAATGACAGAAACTAAAATTTCGTGGAATTCCCTCCCCCCAGCCTTAGTGGATCTAGGCAAG GAGGTGTTGAGGCACAGAGATGTGGCTATTCTTGCTGCTGTGGAGGCATTGCAAGAGGCTTCTGCTGCTGAAAGATTGCTCAAATGTCTGAG TACATACTCAGAGTTTCAGGCTGCCGAGAGGGATGCTAAGAAGCCATCAGTTGATAAGTTCTTAAGCCTTCAAGATGACTTGATGAATACTCAATCAATTGTCCAGTCATTGACAAACATTAGTCCACTAAGAGGAAAAGACCATGATCCAAACTTCCATGGTTCCATCAGAGAATCTCTGAAACTTGCCATGGACAGAAAGAAAAATGCAACAATCTGGATTGAAACGGCTTTGGTATCTGACCTTACCTTGTTGTCTGCCCCTAGTGCCCCTAAGGCTACCAACTTAGTGAGAAAATCGAGTCTTCCTAATGACAGTGAACTGAATGGCATGCGTAGAGTTAGAAAGCAGAGAAATAATGGTGAAATCCATATTGGATTGGCAGCTGAGAAAGACGGTACAAGAAGTTGGGTTAAGGGAAGTGCTCTGGATGCAACTGTTCACCTGACAAATTCCCTGCATGATGAATTTAGAAAATGGTTCTTGGCTTTTGTTGAGACTTATTTAGATGAAATAAATAGCAAAACCATTTCCATAGAATCAGATAGTGAGGTAGGTGAGATGATGTATCAGATTAAGAAGGTAAGTGACTGGTTAGATGTGGTGGTTAACAAAGAGGTCAAATCTCCAAATCCCTCAGTGGATGATTTTGAATTAGAAGCTTATGGGAGGGTGAGGGACAAAATATATGCGGTCCTCTTGAAGAATGCTGAGAGAACTGCCATGGcttttgaaaatatgaatttagTAGCTGAAGATTGA